Below is a genomic region from Aneurinibacillus migulanus.
AACGGCTGCCCGGACAGCTTCTGTAAAGAGGGCAATCACTTCGTTCATTTGCTCTTCCGTAATAATAAGCGGAGGCAAGAATCTTACAACGCTACCGTGTCTGCCGCCTACTTCGAGGATTAATCCGCGCTCGAAGCATTCCCGCTGAATTCTACTTGCTAATTCAGGGTTTGCCGGATAGCTACCGTTACGTGCCTGTTGCTGGTGTGGCTGTACGATTTCGACTCCAACCATTAACCCTCGTCCCCGTACATCTCCTATCTCAGGCGTATCCTCTTGTAGGTGTCTTAGGGAGCGAATCAACGTATCGCCCACCTGTCCGACATGCGATACTAGATCGTTCGCTTTAATAAATCGTAATGTGGCAGTTCCTGCCGCCATAGCCATCTGATTCCCTCTGAATGTACCGATATGAGCCCCTGGGGACCACCTATCAAGTTCTCTATCATAAATAACAACAGATAATGGTAAACTTCCGCCGATCGCTTTGGAAAGAACAATAACATCTGGGATAATACCAGCATGTTCAAACGCAAATAGTTTTCCAGTACGCCCGATTCCAGTCTGAACTTCATCAATAATAAGAGGAATCCCTCTTTCCTTAGTGATTCTTCGCATTTCCCTCACCCACTCAACAGGTGCAGGAATCGAACCTCCTTCGCCTTGCACTGCTTCAAAAATCATACCGGCCGGTGGAAGTACACCGCTCTCCGGGTCATCAAGCAAATGTTCAATATATCTACTGCT
It encodes:
- a CDS encoding aspartate aminotransferase family protein — its product is MSIEQISKNKELLAQQEKRESNARSYPRRIPIAIDRAEGIYVYDVDGKRYYDCLAGAGTLALGHNHPVVIEAMEQVIKDKRPLHTLDLTTPVKEEFVSEVFSSLPEEFAKRAKIQFCGPTGGDAIEAAVKLVKTATGRRSILSFHGGYHGATHGTMSLSGMLGPKERVQGLVPDVHFLPYPYMYRCPFGIGGEEGHRISSRYIEHLLDDPESGVLPPAGMIFEAVQGEGGSIPAPVEWVREMRRITKERGIPLIIDEVQTGIGRTGKLFAFEHAGIIPDVIVLSKAIGGSLPLSVVIYDRELDRWSPGAHIGTFRGNQMAMAAGTATLRFIKANDLVSHVGQVGDTLIRSLRHLQEDTPEIGDVRGRGLMVGVEIVQPHQQQARNGSYPANPELASRIQRECFERGLILEVGGRHGSVVRFLPPLIITEEQMNEVIALFTEAVRAAVQKR